CCCtgaaatgacttataagacctttttaccaaatgctgaagaaggtactgctcaccttccctAACCACGACAATCCCACTAACCGGTTAACGGGACATGGGGATCTAGGGGGCAGGCAGTCCCCCGACAGAAAATTTTATGAAGAgtcaaaagggagaaaaaaaacctTTGAAAAGCCCAAAGAAAGAAGCCTAAAAGGCCCAAAAAGAGCCCAGAAACCCATTTTTAGCCAAAAGTCACTGGGCCGTGGTAGGCTCCCACGGCAAAGTGACAAAATTTCACATTACCGTGGGAGCCTGCGACGTCACCAGGATGAcatcacccacggcgccgtgatTCCTCGgtcccctccctataaataggagggtccccctcccccaaaagaaaagcaagagagagggaaggagacCCTCCCCCCAGCTCCGTTTTAGAGCATTCTTAGCtcccattttccctttttttgtccCTTTGTAGTGTAGGGAATCACACTGGCGATATCGATGGGTAGATCCGTCAATTACCCCGCTTAATGAGTGATCCCTATCAACCCCAGGTTAAGTCGTTACTCCATCTACATACGGGTAACAAAAAACCACCTCTCCTAGCCGTTACATCATCTGCATACGGGTAACGAAAAACACCTTTTCCCAGTCGTTATTCTATCTGTATACAAATAACGAAGAATCTTTTTTATAGTCGTTGCACTGCCCGAAGTCTAAGTAACAAAActcatctcatatagtccttactttGTTCGACAAGAGAGAAGCAAGTCGATCATCCGTCTCCatctgagccgtgggacatcgtATATTTCGTATTTagtatatttttcatttatttcttaacaggtatttgtctctttcctttttattatttttacataatgtagacaattaaagtaactcactttagtgtacatattaaatgatttttttttctttgtcatgattagtgcatcacaATTTAGCCTTGTTTGTTtgtatatgatatattattaagggagagtatttgaaaacaagcatctagtagaaagaccgatttaaccggacgaggtgggtgcctaacaccttcccactctcgtaacctgactaattaccttgaatctctgaccagaccgtatggaatcacgtagctcTTTCCGCTaatcccggatggggctacacccactgggtcctaagccctaatcctaggtggcgactctatTTTTATGAAGCGTGATCTCAATCCCATGATGATGTATCAAAATGATACGTCGTTATTCATCAAAGGGTAAACCTTGTCGACATAAGGTTGAgcaaccctcgtcccgaggaccgcggtacttacacaCTGTTTTGTTTTCCCTCGCCCTCTATGCTCAGATGGTTCTGGTTCTTGTTTAACAATATTGTTTTCTTTAGGTGAAAATGCCACTGCCGTCACCTGACATTTGCATGGTGGGTGGTGGGAGTTTACTCTGTGAACTACCAAAGGTTTCTGCCGTTTCAATGCCTCCTTATCGAAGGATTCTACTGTTTCCGATGAGTTTCTAGCGATTAATGACTTTCTACCAGTTAACGACGATTCTTCTTTTTCAATGAGGGAAAGGGTTAAATCTTCACATGGCAGCTTCCTTCTCTTTCGGCGTTGAGAGTCTCAAGCATTGACTCCAAAGAGCTGTAGAACCATCAATAGAGGCAATAAGAAGGAAACGGATGCAGGGGTCGAAAGCTCCATTAGTTTATTGTAATCACTTACTGATTCAGGGCTCGGAAGCTCCATTAGTTTATTGTAATCACTTACTGATTCAGGGCTCGGAAGCTCCGTTTACAAGTTGTAGTTCTTTGTGCGCTCCATCTCTGGTGGTAATACCATTGTTATACATGCCAACCCTGATGATTCTGTCAAGTTTGTTCATCAACAAATTCACAAGATCACCGGGGTTCCCATCATGGAGCAACATTTGAAATACCGAGGCAAGCAATTGCAGTAGCAGCAAGCAGTTGAAATGGTAACAATCGATCGTTCGGTGTTGCATCCAGAACGATGTTCGTTTTCAGGTCGTCAGACAGATGAGAAGCACCAAGTATTCTCATACTTGGCAAGTTGTCAATGATTTGGTCTTTCATATGCTGGCTCTATAGAGCGGAGACACCCAGTCAAGATAGATGAGTGTTGATgttctgcaatttttttccGGCCACAACATTGGGTAGTGAAGTTTTGCCCATGAGttgtttgatgaaatgtctaGAGCATTCTCTAATTAAGAATGCACTTTAGTCAAATATGTATCTAAACAATGTTCCTATTTTCATTAAGAACACTGAGAATGCACATTCTCAAAATgggaatgtataccaaacacagcctaaaagATCTTGCTGAGACAAGTAACAAAGCCAGACCaacataaagaaataaaatgatacatttttACAAACCATGTCCTCCACTTACCCAGAAGAggtaaaccccccccccccccacccccaaaacaagaaaaaaaagccTGAATAAAATCCTGCACAGCCAGTGGTGAAGGCTTCCCACTTGTTCACTTCTGAAAGAACATTTGCAGCCTATAGCCCCTTTAACCAGATGATTGTACAGGAACTTTTCACAACAGAATATATATCTATGTTCAAAACAGAGACATGAAATTGGGAAAAGTTCCGACTACTTTCTTGGCTTCACTTCTCAAATTTGTAACTATAAGATAAGTTAAACCAAATAGTGAGGTTCCATAGGCAATGAAAGACACCAAATAACTTGCACAGATAGGAGGCTCTCATGCAGCTGATCATCACATGTAATTGAAGATCTTCTCATTCTATTTTATCAGTGGTTTAACTTTTTGAATCTTCTATGTATAAACATGAACTTGTAAGGTACAGGGTGATTAACCTCATTTCTCTTATCAGGCTAGACTAGGGTTGTCTGAGTCACCTGAGCTCGCCAAGCATAAATATGAAGACACAGGGAGTTAAGGGTCATCAtaattccaaaacccaaaaatgatgAAAGCAGGATGGAATATACTGGATTCAAGTGAAGCTGCAAGCAGAAAAGTTATGAAAAAGGATTATTTATCACCCCAGAAAAAATACATGCAcacaaaagaacaaagaaaataacaaattacTGGATTTCCTCATAACAAATAAAGGAAGGGCGTGATAGGGATTTTGTTCATGACAGTTGGAATACATCACAACTTGCCACGCTGGAAAAAATGGGCTGGCTCCATGTCATAGAGGACCCCACACCTATCTCATCAGTCAACATCCAAACCAAGGCAGGTAGGGGAAGTGCCTCAAAAGGGAGTTCATGTTCtcataaaaatacagaaatgccatcaGATGCAATCAAAATGAAAAGGCGTTCTTGTAATTATATGAAACTTTGAATTCAACTTTCAATCTTGTCCATCCAGATCGGCCACATGGGAAGAAAACATGACCTTTTGACAAAATCAAACACCACTAATAGGTTGTTCCATTTATGTTTCTGCCatcataaaatattttattcacCAAGTTAAGAGACTTTTAGCAGGTACAACAGAAGAAGGGCATGCTAATAAAAAGTGCACTTAGGAAAACAATTATACACAGAAGTAGGGCATGCCATCTTCATTCAAATAAGAGAAATGGGGGGGAGATAATCATTGGATAAAGGATCGATTTGCCAAAACCTACTCATCCTGGTGAACCCAACATCAATTGCCAACGATTGGAACCCAGAAAAGTGAAATAGGTCTCCAAGTATCCATAATAAAACTTTTTTGTCATTCCActgaatataaaaatatttacagAGACTTCCCAAGAGAAACCAGGTTTAAATAATGAGATCATTAGCCAGACGTAGCATCAAGTTAAAAGCAAAGCTGTTCAGTGCAAATGCCAAAGCCAAGGTACAGTATTGTAAGTTGTTACTAATAGCACTAAACTTAGGTTTTGTAGAAGACATTAACTCAACCAGCAGAGAAACTATTTACATAACAAATGAATAATGAAATCATAAAATGGGAGTTAAAAGAGACACTTACCAGAGAATAGAAAAGGTGGAGAGTTACAGCCACAATTACAAATTCAAGAGCTGCATATGTCCATGCATGCTCTTTGCTTGCTGcatacaaaataagaaaattatatttttaattacaaacatgttgaaatatttttaaaataatttaagaggacccgccggggggggggggggggaagagatgCTGGAGGTAAACCATCACTAGAAAAAGGACAActgaagtttctttttttttttttttttgtggatcaACTATACCAAGGATGACTGCGAAAATCGATCCCATAATACCAAGAGTGAATGAAAATGGTGCTGCAATCAATAATGCTTGAGTTTTCATTCCACCAACCTACAAAAAATCGAGGACAAGGAAAAAGATAAATCAACTTATACATCAATTATGGTGACACAAGAAAGCAAATATGATTAAATAGTGTGAAATAATGCCTTTTAAAGCTTCATAAGCTCGGAAGTGAATTTTCATGCACTGGTGCAGAAGGTAGAATGGCCCATTTCCATGTGATCTACTCTTGGATGCATGGGCAAAGCCAGTACTAGCAAGCCTTCTCTAAAAGATTCTATTAACTGcttcttgtttctttattttgaaatttctcCTTTCATTAGTTTTCTTCTCATCCAAGTTACAGCTTTACCCTAAAGGGATGGTTagctaacccaaaacccaaagaaGCCTGCAtaatatttttctattttaatggaAGTTCGAACAATTGCTCTGTGACAACTTGTTTCGGAAGAAAAACCTCCTCCATGGTGGAATTCCATTGTAGATTCTTCATTTATTGGTGAGACGCTGCAAAAAAGGAAGTCCTACCCTCACCCCTTTGTTGATATTCATTCTCATTCCAATTTTAGCTTTCCCACTACAAGTTTATGCTTGTGGAAGTGGAATTAGAAAATAGGCCATAACTATAAATTACGAAAAGCAGGGCAAGGGGGAGTGATATTTTAAAGCCCTAGACAACCCTCCATTCAAAGCGCCTTGTTCCTTGTACATGACTTACATGCTAACTTGTTAGGGGTGGCCTGTCTCTTTGCATCCCAACAGGGAGCTTTTAAGCCCAAAACCTCTTTGCTGTAATCCTAAACATTGTATCGATACAATAATGTCTTTTCCAAGAGAAGGAAACTGCAAACCatcaagaaaattttgaataGAAAGCTACAACTGCCAAAAATAAGAGTGAGTGAAGGTGAATGACATTTCACTTTTACTCCTTACAAACTGTAAGCTTCACCCATTCAAAAAACCTAACTAGCTTTGCTCGATTGATATTTGATAATCATAAAGTACATttgcttttgagttttgacgGATATAAATGATACGGCAACACTTTTTCAGCATATCTTCATTTGCCCTCCTTTTTTTCTGTTGGATAAATGGCTTCGCAGAAGGATAAAACTGCATTCCAGTCAAATCTCTAAAACATAGGACATTTCACAATTTACTTTTGAGACTAGGGACAACAGAAATCTTCAACAGAAGTTACAAAGCTGATTCTAGATTTTTTCTCATAAGTTGGTTGGCATACCAGCAGTTgctcaaggaagaagaaataacaTATTGTGCTAATCAAGACAAGCACCACTAAGTCCTTCCAGTCACTGCACCAACCAAATACCAAACCAAAGCGTCAAACAAGGGAAGTGAAAGTAAAAGCAAGTTGATCAATGAGTAAAGGAATTGAATGATATCGTCTAGCCTGGTTAGGATGTCTGGCTTTCATCCAAGAGACCTGGGTTCTAATCCTTTGGCGACAAATTTTTTCGAACCCATGAAAGAAATTGCAACTCACTCATCATAAAAAACACCAAATAGAAACCTATATGACTGTGTCATGTCACAGTGAGTTTAGAACACTGAGTAAGATAACTTTTGTGATAGAAAGGTCAACTCAGACTAATTTGGCTGAATTTAAGATTAACTCGTACCAGTTTCAGACAGACACTACAATTTGACTGAAACTTAAGCTTTATTACGATGATCAAAATTACAGTAAAGTCGAAAACCACTTGACTATAAATTCTCTCACCTTGTTGACTGTGAATTTGAACTCTGCCTAATATTCTCTCGCCTGTGAGCCCTTGGAACAGAACTCTGTACCCTAAGCAAAGTTACAGGTAGGTTGAGAACCTCTTGCCCACAGATATCACACTTGTTATTTCCTTTGATGCTGAACCACTTCACCGCACATTCTTCGTGTGTAAGTCTTAAAGCACCTTTACAACTACACTCAGTTTTGAGTGTATTTCCCCCTTCAGACAATTCAATTAAACAGATCCTGCAAACTGCTTCCTCTTCAGGAATCTCTTCGTCTTTATCTTCCATATGAACGGGAGTTATTTGGCCTGAACagatagaaaagaaagatgTAGAAGATTAAAGACaagaatgaaaatttcaagATGACAATAAATTAACAGTTAGATCATCATCCATATTCGAGATTACATCCCATTTCTTCTAAATTCAAATGCAGAATGGACATGGGGCATAAGGACAAGAGTGCTGCAATAAAACGAAGTTAGGAAAGCTTGTGAATGGTGACTTACCAGTGCAATTTTATCACCACAAATTCTTGAAGTGTGCAAAACTGCCAATTAACTCGTGAAGTTCATCCGAGTATATGATGACTATGATAGTAAATCATTGTTTTTGTCCATGTTCATGAACGGTTTTTAGTTTACATAAACCAACAAAATGTAACAACTCAaagaaatcagaaattgtcatgcAAAACCTAATATGGAACTCCTAAGCCTAACCAAGACATCCCAATTATTGACCAATAAGCCTGAAAACATCTTACACGGGTTGATTTCTTAATAATGATTTGAAAATAGTATTGCAGTATATATGTACAaggggtttttaattaaaaggaaaaatcaaaataacatTGCATGTGTGtgcatatgtatatatatatataccatcaGCACAATCTACTTGCACATGCTCCTTTCGGGTGGCAAAGGACATAGATCTCACAATGACAACATTTCGCCGTGGAACTGACAAGGATCTTGAGACCTTGACTGTAACTTCCCCTTTCTGCACAGATTGACCAATAAATGCAATTTAGCTATTTTCTTTTGCAATATtattaaaacaaacaaacataCTACTAGTTGAAGAATTAACATTGGGAACTTTTCAAATAGTAAAAGAAACCCTCATTTAATtgtcaaaaattaaaataaagttCCACAACTTTGACTCAAAAAGTGAAGCACATCATTACAACATTTCATAGAACCAAAAGGATCACCAGTAAACTTACACATGATTTCTGCTGCTCAACCCATTTTCTTGCTGTAGTGGATGTAGAAACTGAAGGTGACAAATTCGATGCCGGTGTAACAGGGAGGGAAACACATCTGTTCCAAAAGGGTTCTGCAGAAGAATTGGCCATATCAGAGCTCTCAGGAACAGATGTGGGGTCTGGATTCAGGAGGGATCTTCTCTCGCCTTCAGGTGCAGCTGCCTTGAGCTTGAAGCTTATCCCCCTCAGAAAGCTTCTTGGAGATAAACCACCTTTGAAGGAATTTCGAGACTGCAGGAGACCCTTGCTATTGCCAAAACCTACTAATCGAGGTGGTATTTGAAGTGAAAGATCTAACCTCCTCTCACTGGGTCCTGAAAGCATAACCTTTTTGTTCGTAGAATCCATTAGTTGGTGACCCTCCTGCATATATGAGAATTCCAGGATTACCTCCACCAGTTTGGAAGGTAAAAATCTAGAAACACATAACAAGCAGGAAATGCACCAGATGTTGGCATCAACAGTATACAAAGCATAGAGACCAAATGAGAGAGCATGGAAGTACAGGGATACATCCATTCAGGCAACCATTTGTTCCACACTCTTCAAGTATGAAAACTT
The sequence above is a segment of the Telopea speciosissima isolate NSW1024214 ecotype Mountain lineage chromosome 7, Tspe_v1, whole genome shotgun sequence genome. Coding sequences within it:
- the LOC122668000 gene encoding uncharacterized protein LOC122668000 isoform X4, producing the protein MQHDSGSDGIGVEEARSQEEGHQLMDSTNKKVMLSGPSERRLDLSLQIPPRLVGFGNSKGLLQSRNSFKGGLSPRSFLRGISFKLKAAAPEGERRSLLNPDPTSVPESSDMANSSAEPFWNRCVSLPVTPASNLSPSVSTSTTARKWVEQQKSCVQKGEVTVKVSRSLSVPRRNVVIVRSMSFATRKEHVQVDCADGQITPVHMEDKDEEIPEEEAVCRICLIELSEGGNTLKTECSCKGALRLTHEECAVKWFSIKGNNKCDICGQEVLNLPVTLLRVQSSVPRAHRRENIRQSSNSQSTSDWKDLVVLVLISTICYFFFLEQLLVGGMKTQALLIAAPFSFTLGIMGSIFAVILGIVDPQKKKKKETSQAKSMHGHMQLLNL
- the LOC122668000 gene encoding uncharacterized protein LOC122668000 isoform X2 — protein: MQHDSGSDGIGVEEARSQEEGHQLMDSTNKKVMLSGPSERRLDLSLQIPPRLVGFGNSKGLLQSRNSFKGGLSPRSFLRGISFKLKAAAPEGERRSLLNPDPTSVPESSDMANSSAEPFWNRCVSLPVTPASNLSPSVSTSTTARKWVEQQKSCKGEVTVKVSRSLSVPRRNVVIVRSMSFATRKEHVQVDCADGQITPVHMEDKDEEIPEEEAVCRICLIELSEGGNTLKTECSCKGALRLTHEECAVKWFSIKGNNKCDICGQEVLNLPVTLLRVQSSVPRAHRRENIRQSSNSQSTSDWKDLVVLVLISTICYFFFLEQLLVGGMKTQALLIAAPFSFTLGIMGSIFAVILASKEHAWTYAALEFVIVAVTLHLFYSLLHLNPVYSILLSSFLGFGIMMTLNSLCLHIYAWRAQVTQTTLV
- the LOC122668000 gene encoding uncharacterized protein LOC122668000 isoform X1, giving the protein MQHDSGSDGIGVEEARSQEEGHQLMDSTNKKVMLSGPSERRLDLSLQIPPRLVGFGNSKGLLQSRNSFKGGLSPRSFLRGISFKLKAAAPEGERRSLLNPDPTSVPESSDMANSSAEPFWNRCVSLPVTPASNLSPSVSTSTTARKWVEQQKSCVQKGEVTVKVSRSLSVPRRNVVIVRSMSFATRKEHVQVDCADGQITPVHMEDKDEEIPEEEAVCRICLIELSEGGNTLKTECSCKGALRLTHEECAVKWFSIKGNNKCDICGQEVLNLPVTLLRVQSSVPRAHRRENIRQSSNSQSTSDWKDLVVLVLISTICYFFFLEQLLVGGMKTQALLIAAPFSFTLGIMGSIFAVILASKEHAWTYAALEFVIVAVTLHLFYSLLHLNPVYSILLSSFLGFGIMMTLNSLCLHIYAWRAQVTQTTLV
- the LOC122668000 gene encoding uncharacterized protein LOC122668000 isoform X3, which translates into the protein MQHDSGSDGIGVEEARSQEEGHQLMDSTNKKVMLSGPSERRLDLSLQIPPRLVGFGNSKGLLQSRNSFKGGLSPRSFLRGISFKLKAAAPEGERRSLLNPDPTSVPESSDMANSSAEPFWNRCVSLPVTPASNLSPSVSTSTTARKWVEQQKSCVQKGEVTVKVSRSLSVPRRNVVIVRSMSFATRKEHVQVDCADGQITPVHMEDKDEEIPEEEAVCRICLIELSEGGNTLKTECSCKGALRLTHEECAVKWFSIKGNNKCDICGQEVLNLPVTLLRVQSSVPRAHRRENIRQSSNSQSTSDWKDLVVLVLISTICYFFFLEQLLVGGMKTQALLIAAPFSFTLGIMGSIFAVILGIVDPQKKKKKETSVVLFLVMQAKSMHGHMQLLNL